One region of uncultured Sulfurimonas sp. genomic DNA includes:
- a CDS encoding phosphoribosylanthranilate isomerase — protein MKVKICGITSYKDAMDAIGAGADALGFVFYEKSPRYISPSDAKNIISKLPPFVEKVGLFVNVDAQVINSYMQESGCTLAQIHFEASEAVYEQLFVPYIKVIRAKEAKDILQYSDEYRLVDAYCEAYGGAGKRLNIEWFKDIDCSKIIIAGGLDATNVASLKEYGFYGVDVSSGVEISHGKKDFKKVRDFITNAR, from the coding sequence ATAACATCCTATAAGGATGCGATGGATGCTATTGGTGCGGGTGCAGATGCACTTGGTTTTGTTTTTTATGAAAAATCACCTCGCTATATTTCACCCTCAGATGCTAAAAATATTATCTCAAAACTTCCACCTTTTGTTGAAAAAGTTGGTCTCTTTGTAAATGTAGATGCACAAGTTATAAACTCTTATATGCAAGAATCAGGATGCACTTTAGCACAAATACATTTTGAAGCATCAGAAGCTGTATATGAGCAGCTTTTTGTTCCATACATTAAAGTCATAAGAGCAAAAGAGGCTAAAGATATTTTGCAATACTCAGATGAGTATAGATTAGTAGATGCATATTGTGAAGCTTACGGTGGAGCTGGCAAAAGATTAAATATAGAGTGGTTTAAAGATATAGATTGCTCTAAAATCATAATTGCAGGTGGTCTAGATGCAACAAATGTAGCATCTCTAAAAGAGTATGGTTTTTATGGGGTTGATGTGAGTAGTGGAGTTGAAATCTCTCATGGTAAAAAAGATTTTAAAAAAGTTAGAGACTTCATAACGAATGCTCGCTAA